Genomic DNA from Acidimicrobiales bacterium:
CAGCGCACCGGTGTCGGCCGCTGGGTGCACACGTCACTGCTCGAGTCGATGATCGGCATGCTCGACTTCCAGGCCGCCCGCTGGACCGTCGACCACGAGATCCCGCCGCAGGCGGGCAACGACCACCCGACACTCCGCCCGATGGGCCTCTACCCGACCGCCGACGGCCACCTGAACGTCGCCGCCGCCTGGGGACATCTGTGGTCAGCGTTCTGTCAGGTCATCGGCCGACCCGACCTTCCCGACGACGAGCGCTTTGCCACGCCCGCCGGGCGCAAACAGCACCATGACGAGCTGACCGAGATCATCGCCACGGCACTTGCGGCCCGCACCACCGCCGAATGGGTCGAGTTGCTGAACGAGGTCGGGGTGCCGGCCGGGCCCGTCAACGACCTCCAACAGACCTTCACTGATCCACAGGTGCAACACCTCGGTGTAGCCACACCCACCCATCACCCGGTGTCCGGCGACGTCGAGATCATCCGCAACGCCACCACACTGGCTGGCGTCGCCGACGACATCAGGACACCGAGTCCGCTGGCCGGCGAACACAGCACCGAGATCCTCGCCCAGTTCGGCTTCGACAACGACGAGACCAACGAACTGCTGGCCCTGGGCGTGATCGCCGACCGGCACCGCACCAATCGACAGGGCAACACGCACACGCCGACCAAGGGAACCCCATGACGATCCAACTCGACACCGACAAGATGCTCGCCGAGGTGCGCGATGGCATCGGCTGGATGACCTTCAACAATCCGGCCCGCCACAACGCCATGTCGGCCGAGATGAACCGGGCGATCCCCACGATCATCGGGGCCTTCGCCGACGACCCGTCGGTACGGGTCGTCGTGATGCGAGGGGCCGGTGGCCGGGCGTTCGTGTCGGGTGCCGACATCTCCGAGTTCGGCGAGCGGCGGACCTCGGTCGACGCCCGCAAGGAATACGACGCGATCGCGGCCGAGGCGCAACGGGCGTTGACCAAGCTCGACAAGCCGCTCATCGCCATGATCGAGGGGTATTGCATGGGCGGCGGTGTCCTCACGGCGATGAAGGCCGATATCAGGATCGCGTCCGACAACTCCCAGTTCGCCGTCCCGGCGGCCAAGCTCGGTCTGGGCTACGGCTACGGCGGCGTCGAGGCACTCGTTGACCTGGTCGGCAAGGCGGTCGCCGCCGAGGTGCTCTTCACGGCCCGTCGCTACTCCGCCAGCGAAGCCGCTGGCATCGGGCTCATCAACCGATCCGTCCCGGCTGCAGAACTCGAGACGACGGTGGTCGACCTCGCCTCGGTGATTGCCGGCAACGCCCCCATGACGATCCGTGCCATCAAGGCGGCAATCGGTGAAGTGGGCAAGGATCCGGACCGACGCGACCTCGTACGGGTGGCCGAGCTGACCGAGGCCTGCTTCCGGTCCGAGGACTATCGCGAGGGACAAGCGGCCTTCCTCGAGAAACGCACACCGAACTTCGCCGACCGCTGACGCCCCGTTGTTCTAGGGTGATGCGATGCGAACCCTGCTGCTCGTCCTCCATTTGATCGGTGTCGCTGCCTGGCTCGGCGGCAACTTCACGCAGATGGCGGTGATGCCCGGTCTCGATCGAGCCGGCGGGGTGGTGGCCGTGGCCTGGCACCAGGCTTCAGGCCGAATGGCGCAGATCTACTACTCGGTCGCCGGGACCGTCGTCTTCCTCACCGGCGTCGGCCTCGTGCTCGACGGACCGTATGAGTTCTCTCACGCGTTCGTTTCCATCGGCTTCGCGGTCGTGATCATCGGTGGCGTGATGGGGGTCGCGTTCTTCGCACCGACGTCTCGAGCCGCCGTCGCGGCCCACGAGCACGGTGACGCCAGCGCCATCGGCAAGGTGCGCCAACGATTCGCCATCGGGGCCGCGATCGACACCGCCCTCGTGATCTTCACGGTCTACGCCATGGTCGCGAAGCTCGGCGTCTGACGAGGCGATGATCCCTCCACTGAGCACGTCATACGCCGACGCCAGAGCAGCGTTCCTCGAGGCTGCTGCGGCCGCTGGGGCCCGCATCGATACGTTTCCGCATCCGCTGGTCGGACTGGAGGGCGAACCCCTCTCGATCGACGTGGCCGAGGTGGGACCGGAAGAGACGGACAACGCCATCGTGGTGGTCTCGGGGACCCACGGCGTCGAGGGCTACCTCGGCTCGGCGCTCCAGCGCCACCATCTCGAGACCTACGACCGTGACCGCACGGGCGGTCCGGTGCTCGTCTTCGTCCACGCGCTCAATCCCTACGGCTTCTCCTGGGTCCGCCGGGTCAACGAGGACAACGTCGACCTGAACCGAAACTTCATCGACTGGGAACGACCGGCCCCGGCCAACGACGACTATCACGACCTGGCCCCCGCGCTGGTCCCGCCCTCGTGGAGCGAAGCCGATCAGGCGACGTCGTTCGAGACGTTGATGCGACAGCTCGAAGTCCTCGGACTCGAGCGTCTCCAGCAGATCATCTCGGGCGGCCAGTACGACCATCCAACGGGCGTCTTCTACGGCGGCACCGGGCCCACCTGGTCGAACCGATGGATGAGCGAGTTCATCGGGCATCGCCTGTCTGGCATGCGGCGAGTGGCGATCCTCGACCTGCACTCCGGACTCGGGCCCTGGGGCCATGGCGAGCTCATCAGTTCCGCTGCGCCCGGCGACCCGGCGCTCGACCGTCAGCGAGCGTGGTGGGACGACGTCACCTCACTGCACGATGGCACCAGCGTGTCGGCCGAACTCGCCGGCGAATGGCTCGGTGCGGTCACCGACCTCCGCCCCGACACCGAGGTCACTGGCGTCGCCATCGAGTACGGCACGGTCGACCCCATCACCGTGCTGCAGGGTCTGCGGGCCGACGCCGTGCTCCACGCCAGCGGTGCGCCGTCCGCTCCCGAGGCGAAGACCATCCGGGATCAGGTTCGTGCGGCGTTCATCGACGACGACCCGGCCTGGCTCGAGGCGTGCTGGGCGCGCTACCTCCCGGTCGTCACGACTGCCGTCGAACGTCTGACCTGAGTACTCGCGAGGCGACCACGTCAGCTCCTCGGCCAGTCCGACCGGTGTGGCCCGGTGAGCGATGACTGGCTACGTTGCCGTCGATGGAGACCGTCGAAGGCGATGCCGGGTTCACGACCGCTCCCCTGGTGTTGGGGCCGATGCTGCGTTACGTCAGCACCACCTCCGCCACCGTGTGGGTCGAGACCTCTCGACCCGGGACCGTCGAGGTGCTCGGCCATCGGGCCTCCACCTTCAGCGTGCGTGGGCGACACTTCGCGCTGGTCATCATCGAGGGCCTCGAGCCGGCATCGGTCATTCCCTACGAGGTGCGCTTCGACGACGACCTCGTGTGGCCGCAACCCGACAGCGAACTTCCGCCGAGCGTCATCCGCACCCTCGGTCACGGGGACGTCGACCTGTTGATCGGATCGTGCCGAGCCGCCGCACCCCACGAGAAGCCGTACACGCTCGAACTCGCCTTCGACGATCGTGGCCGCGGCATCGACACCATGCGGGCGCACGCAAAGCGGATGGTCTACGACCCGCCGGAGAAGTGGCCGGTCGCCATGCTGCTCGTCGGCGACCAGATCTACGCCGACGACTCCTCTCCGTCGACCAAGGAGCGAATCGAGGCGACGCGACCCGACGCGGACGAGCTGCCACCGTCGCTGGTCGCCGACTTCGACGAGTACTGCTGGC
This window encodes:
- a CDS encoding CoA transferase; the encoded protein is MPHQPDDLLPLADLVVLDLTVARAGPTAVRQLADWGADVIRIESPGIGVANQTTPDYLNLHRNKRSLALDLKSSEGRAVLHRLVGRADILMENMRPTVKYKLGFDWDTVTAINPRLIMGSISGFGQTGPYAERGGVDQIAQGMSGMMSVTGLPGQGPVRAGAAISDIAAGLQLAIGVLVAVHERQRTGVGRWVHTSLLESMIGMLDFQAARWTVDHEIPPQAGNDHPTLRPMGLYPTADGHLNVAAAWGHLWSAFCQVIGRPDLPDDERFATPAGRKQHHDELTEIIATALAARTTAEWVELLNEVGVPAGPVNDLQQTFTDPQVQHLGVATPTHHPVSGDVEIIRNATTLAGVADDIRTPSPLAGEHSTEILAQFGFDNDETNELLALGVIADRHRTNRQGNTHTPTKGTP
- a CDS encoding enoyl-CoA hydratase — its product is MTIQLDTDKMLAEVRDGIGWMTFNNPARHNAMSAEMNRAIPTIIGAFADDPSVRVVVMRGAGGRAFVSGADISEFGERRTSVDARKEYDAIAAEAQRALTKLDKPLIAMIEGYCMGGGVLTAMKADIRIASDNSQFAVPAAKLGLGYGYGGVEALVDLVGKAVAAEVLFTARRYSASEAAGIGLINRSVPAAELETTVVDLASVIAGNAPMTIRAIKAAIGEVGKDPDRRDLVRVAELTEACFRSEDYREGQAAFLEKRTPNFADR
- a CDS encoding DUF2817 domain-containing protein, coding for MIPPLSTSYADARAAFLEAAAAAGARIDTFPHPLVGLEGEPLSIDVAEVGPEETDNAIVVVSGTHGVEGYLGSALQRHHLETYDRDRTGGPVLVFVHALNPYGFSWVRRVNEDNVDLNRNFIDWERPAPANDDYHDLAPALVPPSWSEADQATSFETLMRQLEVLGLERLQQIISGGQYDHPTGVFYGGTGPTWSNRWMSEFIGHRLSGMRRVAILDLHSGLGPWGHGELISSAAPGDPALDRQRAWWDDVTSLHDGTSVSAELAGEWLGAVTDLRPDTEVTGVAIEYGTVDPITVLQGLRADAVLHASGAPSAPEAKTIRDQVRAAFIDDDPAWLEACWARYLPVVTTAVERLT